The following proteins are encoded in a genomic region of bacterium:
- a CDS encoding ribonuclease HI family protein has product MSKVLRLFTDGASRGNPGPAALGVVIEDDQGMRLRGLHRYLGAATNNEAEYHAVIEGLKAVAAWKPDRLEVYLDSKLVVEQLNGRYRVKKAELQPLHRRAKELLDGFAEVVVAHVARERNRGADALANRALDEQVKKPAWRG; this is encoded by the coding sequence ATGAGCAAGGTCCTGCGGCTGTTCACGGACGGGGCTTCGCGAGGCAACCCGGGCCCGGCGGCCCTGGGCGTGGTCATCGAGGACGACCAGGGGATGCGGCTGCGCGGGCTCCACCGCTATCTGGGGGCCGCGACCAACAACGAGGCCGAGTACCACGCGGTGATCGAGGGGCTCAAGGCCGTGGCGGCCTGGAAGCCCGATCGGCTCGAGGTCTATCTCGACTCGAAGCTGGTGGTCGAGCAGCTGAACGGGCGCTACCGAGTCAAGAAGGCCGAGTTGCAGCCACTGCACAGGCGGGCCAAGGAGCTGCTCGACGGCTTTGCCGAAGTGGTCGTCGCCCACGTCGCAAGGGAGCGCAACCGGGGAGCCGACGCGCTCGCCAACCGCGCCCTCGACGAGCAGGTTAAGAAGCCGGCATGGCGCGGGTAG
- a CDS encoding 3-keto-5-aminohexanoate cleavage protein, protein MTTAKVIITAALTGVLATRDQCPAIPYTPQEIGEEARRASDAGAAIVHIHARTARGAPDWSVETFTDIFAEVRARTDVIVNFSTGAVGMAPEERIAHIRDLRPEMAALNMGSMNYAIYSEKKKTFYHDHVFANPFRDIQFFLEAMKSANVRPELECFDAGHIGNTRPLIDMGVLQPPFQFSLIMGVLGGIPGTTRHLVDQVDSLPPGSHWQVIGIGLNQWPLVAAAIGMGGNVRVGLEDNFYLEEGRMAKSNGALVEKASRLVSDLGRDVASSSEARAQLGLEDRARAGRITNS, encoded by the coding sequence ATGACGACCGCCAAGGTCATCATCACCGCGGCCCTCACCGGCGTCCTCGCGACTCGCGACCAGTGCCCCGCCATCCCGTACACGCCGCAGGAGATCGGCGAAGAGGCCAGGCGTGCTTCCGACGCTGGCGCCGCCATCGTCCACATCCATGCCCGAACCGCCCGTGGCGCGCCCGACTGGAGTGTCGAAACCTTTACCGACATCTTCGCGGAGGTCCGCGCCCGCACCGATGTGATCGTCAACTTCTCGACCGGCGCGGTCGGCATGGCCCCGGAGGAGCGCATCGCGCACATCCGCGACCTGCGTCCCGAGATGGCGGCCCTGAACATGGGCTCGATGAACTATGCGATCTATTCGGAGAAGAAGAAGACCTTCTATCACGACCATGTCTTCGCCAACCCGTTCAGGGACATCCAGTTCTTCCTGGAGGCGATGAAGAGCGCGAACGTCCGGCCTGAGCTGGAGTGCTTCGACGCCGGCCACATCGGCAACACGCGGCCGCTCATCGACATGGGCGTGCTCCAACCACCATTTCAGTTCAGCCTCATCATGGGAGTCCTCGGCGGGATCCCCGGCACGACCCGCCACCTCGTCGACCAGGTCGATTCGCTGCCGCCGGGCTCGCACTGGCAGGTGATCGGCATCGGGCTCAACCAGTGGCCGCTGGTGGCGGCCGCCATCGGCATGGGTGGCAACGTGCGGGTCGGCCTGGAAGACAACTTCTACCTGGAGGAGGGAAGGATGGCGAAGAGCAACGGTGCGCTGGTCGAGAAGGCGTCGCGCCTGGTTTCCGACCTCGGTCGCGACGTAGCGTCGAGTTCGGAGGCCAGAGCGCAGCTCGGGCTCGAGGACCGGGCGCGTGCGGGGCGCATCACCAACTCATGA
- a CDS encoding ABC transporter ATP-binding protein yields the protein MSVTAIEIQGVRKAFRRRERDAGAPWWRLGWKDKVALHELDLVVEAGGVTGILGPNGSGKSTLIRILGTLLTPDAGRALVFGWDVVAEPLPVRRHVNRVSVEAAFFKELSPWENMLYAARLYGGGAAGTRQRVLEILERLGLPLDTVDQPMKQLSRGQQQKVAIARSFLTAPSLLLMDEPTTGLDPRSKKEVQALLQALRAEREVTVLLCTHDMDEAAALCDRVLMMDGGRVLADGSPVDLCRRHAGSGGAATLEDVFMHLTGKRFDTDGEEGEG from the coding sequence ATGTCGGTAACAGCGATTGAGATTCAGGGTGTCAGGAAAGCGTTTCGGCGCCGCGAGCGCGACGCCGGCGCGCCCTGGTGGCGGCTCGGATGGAAGGACAAGGTGGCGCTCCACGAGCTCGACCTGGTCGTCGAGGCGGGGGGCGTCACCGGCATCCTCGGTCCGAACGGGAGCGGCAAGTCGACGCTGATCCGGATACTCGGCACGCTGCTCACGCCGGACGCCGGCCGCGCGCTGGTGTTCGGTTGGGACGTGGTCGCCGAGCCGTTGCCGGTGCGCCGCCACGTCAACCGGGTTTCGGTCGAGGCGGCCTTCTTCAAGGAGCTGAGCCCCTGGGAGAACATGCTCTACGCCGCGCGCCTCTACGGGGGCGGCGCCGCCGGCACGCGCCAGCGCGTGCTGGAGATACTCGAGCGGCTCGGACTGCCGCTGGACACGGTCGACCAGCCGATGAAGCAGCTCTCGCGCGGCCAGCAGCAGAAGGTGGCGATCGCGCGCAGCTTCCTGACGGCGCCATCGCTCCTCTTGATGGACGAGCCGACCACGGGTCTCGATCCTCGATCCAAGAAGGAGGTCCAGGCCCTCCTGCAGGCGCTGCGGGCGGAGCGCGAGGTCACCGTCCTGCTCTGCACGCACGACATGGACGAAGCCGCGGCGCTCTGTGACCGGGTGCTGATGATGGATGGCGGCCGGGTCCTCGCCGACGGCAGCCCGGTGGACCTGTGCCGGCGCCATGCCGGTAGCGGCGGCGCCGCCACGCTGGAGGACGTTTTCATGCACCTGACCGGCAAGCGCTTCGACACCGATGGGGAAGAGGGAGAGGGCTGA
- a CDS encoding S9 family peptidase, whose amino-acid sequence MEELEAEPKRPFAPERPTLLERNGDRRVDPYYWLREKDNPEVIAYLEAENAYTDAVMAPTSDLQERLYREIVGRIQETDTSAPTCFKGWWNYTRTVEGLDYEIYCRRRGSMEAPEQVLLDGNQLAQGHDYFELGFVERSPDENLLAYAVDHSGAELHELRLRDLTRGADLPDLVRGVYYGAAWAADSKTFFYVKPDAAMRPFQVWRHRLGTSSEQDVLVLQEDDERFELSVELSKSERYIIFSSTSQVSSECRVLRSDQPEAEPAIVEPRRQDVEYSVDHQQDRFLILTNDGARNFRLMAAPVASPGRDSWVEVVPERPGVRLNFTDVHIGHVVLGERSDGMQRLEVLDCATAQTHIVEQPDAAYTAFPGSSPAYDSAVTRFFYTSLTAPFSAVDYDMRTRRRTIVKEQPVRGGYNRADYVTERLWAVAPDGVRVPMSVVHRRGLQKDGTNPTLLNGYGAYELSNDPMFDPVRLGMLDRGFVFATAHVRGGGELGRDWYEEGKFLHKTNTFKDFIACAEELMAQGYTNSRRLAIRGRSAGGLLIGAVLNARPQLFRCAVAQVPFVDALTTMLDDKLPLTVNEFDEWGNPADPEFYRYMKSYSPYDNVHPAEYPALLVTAALNDPRVSYWEPAKWVAKLRVVNRGEGPVLLKTQMGAGHAGPSGRYESWREEAFVFAFVLSQLSPD is encoded by the coding sequence ATGGAAGAGTTGGAGGCCGAGCCCAAACGTCCGTTTGCGCCCGAGCGGCCCACCCTGCTCGAACGGAACGGAGATCGGCGGGTCGATCCCTATTACTGGCTGCGCGAGAAGGACAACCCGGAGGTCATCGCGTACCTGGAGGCCGAGAACGCCTACACCGACGCCGTCATGGCCCCGACCTCAGACCTCCAGGAGCGGCTTTATCGCGAGATCGTCGGCCGCATCCAGGAGACGGATACGTCCGCGCCAACATGCTTCAAAGGCTGGTGGAATTACACGCGCACGGTCGAGGGCCTGGACTACGAGATCTACTGCCGGCGTCGCGGATCGATGGAAGCACCGGAGCAGGTGCTGCTCGACGGCAACCAGCTGGCGCAGGGACACGACTACTTCGAGCTCGGTTTCGTCGAGCGGAGCCCGGACGAAAACCTGCTGGCGTATGCCGTCGACCACAGCGGCGCGGAGCTCCACGAGCTTCGGCTTCGTGACCTGACGCGCGGCGCCGATCTGCCCGACTTGGTCCGGGGTGTCTATTACGGGGCCGCATGGGCGGCGGACAGCAAAACGTTCTTCTACGTCAAGCCCGATGCCGCCATGCGCCCCTTCCAGGTGTGGCGGCACAGGCTCGGCACCTCAAGCGAGCAGGACGTCCTGGTGCTGCAGGAGGACGACGAGCGTTTCGAGCTTTCGGTCGAGCTGAGCAAGAGCGAGCGCTACATCATCTTCAGCAGCACGAGCCAGGTGAGCAGCGAGTGCCGGGTCCTGCGCAGCGACCAGCCGGAGGCCGAGCCGGCCATCGTCGAACCGCGACGCCAGGACGTCGAGTATTCGGTCGACCACCAGCAGGACCGATTCCTCATCCTGACCAACGACGGGGCGCGCAACTTCCGGCTCATGGCGGCGCCCGTGGCGAGCCCAGGCCGGGACTCGTGGGTCGAGGTCGTGCCGGAGCGTCCCGGCGTGCGCCTCAACTTCACCGACGTGCACATCGGGCACGTGGTCCTGGGCGAGCGCTCAGACGGAATGCAGAGGCTCGAGGTGCTCGACTGCGCGACCGCACAGACGCACATCGTCGAACAGCCCGATGCCGCCTACACCGCCTTCCCAGGCTCCAGCCCCGCATACGACAGTGCCGTGACGCGCTTCTTCTACACGTCGCTGACGGCGCCTTTCTCGGCTGTGGATTACGACATGCGCACGCGGCGGCGGACGATCGTCAAGGAGCAGCCCGTCCGTGGTGGCTACAACCGTGCTGACTATGTCACCGAGCGCCTGTGGGCGGTGGCGCCAGACGGGGTCCGGGTGCCCATGTCGGTCGTCCACAGGCGCGGCCTGCAAAAAGACGGGACGAACCCGACCCTGCTGAACGGGTATGGCGCCTACGAGCTGTCCAACGACCCGATGTTCGACCCGGTCCGGCTGGGCATGCTGGACCGCGGTTTCGTCTTTGCCACCGCCCACGTGCGGGGTGGTGGCGAGTTGGGGAGGGACTGGTACGAGGAGGGCAAGTTCCTGCACAAGACCAACACGTTCAAAGACTTCATCGCGTGCGCGGAAGAGCTGATGGCTCAGGGGTACACCAACTCCCGGCGATTGGCGATCCGAGGCCGCAGCGCCGGTGGCCTGCTCATCGGCGCCGTCCTGAATGCGCGCCCGCAGCTTTTCAGGTGCGCCGTGGCCCAGGTCCCTTTCGTCGATGCGCTGACCACCATGCTCGATGACAAGCTGCCGCTGACCGTCAATGAATTCGACGAGTGGGGAAACCCGGCCGACCCCGAGTTCTACCGCTACATGAAGAGCTATTCGCCTTACGACAACGTGCATCCGGCCGAATACCCGGCGCTGCTCGTGACGGCGGCCCTGAACGACCCGCGCGTCTCGTACTGGGAGCCGGCGAAGTGGGTGGCCAAGCTGAGAGTGGTGAACCGAGGCGAGGGCCCGGTGCTCTTGAAGACGCAGATGGGAGCGGGGCACGCGGGTCCGTCGGGGCGCTACGAGTCGTGGCGCGAGGAAGCGTTCGTCTTCGCCTTCGTCCTGAGTCAGCTCAGCCCAGATTGA
- a CDS encoding DUF3467 domain-containing protein, with product MSDMPLRVKVQESANQVVYTDAVLINGNPLGFVLNFGQWAPEDPGLVRVYTRVGMSPNHLKLLAQLLAQNITAYEEKFGEMAVAEDRAAHGHHIGFDTVAPEPRPTLPK from the coding sequence GTGAGTGACATGCCGCTGAGGGTCAAGGTCCAGGAGAGTGCCAACCAGGTGGTTTACACGGACGCGGTGCTGATCAACGGCAACCCGCTCGGCTTCGTTTTGAACTTCGGGCAGTGGGCGCCCGAGGACCCCGGACTGGTCCGCGTCTACACCCGGGTCGGGATGAGCCCGAACCACCTCAAGCTGCTGGCGCAGCTCCTGGCCCAAAACATCACCGCCTACGAAGAGAAGTTCGGGGAGATGGCCGTGGCCGAGGATCGCGCCGCGCACGGCCATCACATCGGCTTCGACACCGTGGCCCCCGAACCCCGCCCGACGCTGCCTAAGTGA
- a CDS encoding TIGR03618 family F420-dependent PPOX class oxidoreductase, with amino-acid sequence MVDDWYRRMRSLLESPAPAVLTTYRQDGTAHVSPVWFRWAGDAFEVVIAKGDMKLSHLARDPRCVLVVFETARPFRGIEVRGAAELIEGDVTAARSAIAGRYLGPAAGERFASERRSKPGVILRLGANDARVWDLSAII; translated from the coding sequence ATGGTTGACGATTGGTACAGGCGAATGCGATCTCTATTGGAGTCTCCTGCTCCAGCGGTCCTGACGACGTACCGGCAGGACGGAACCGCCCACGTCAGCCCGGTCTGGTTTCGCTGGGCCGGCGACGCTTTCGAAGTCGTGATCGCCAAGGGTGATATGAAGCTGAGCCACCTTGCGCGCGATCCGCGATGCGTCCTGGTCGTGTTCGAGACGGCTCGGCCGTTTCGCGGCATCGAGGTCCGCGGCGCAGCCGAGTTGATCGAGGGCGATGTGACCGCAGCGCGATCCGCGATCGCGGGGCGATACCTCGGCCCGGCCGCGGGGGAGCGCTTCGCTTCTGAGCGACGATCCAAGCCAGGGGTGATTCTCCGGCTGGGCGCAAACGATGCGCGCGTTTGGGACCTGTCGGCCATCATCTGA
- a CDS encoding ABC transporter permease, whose protein sequence is MSVGIRHVELNALFGFAERQMHVVRRYWVWEVVWLFYSLVSVLSIGYLASGLGALGAAGGSFDLRRAQLYLLIGALLWGYLSLVFMEAAYAIAWERWEGTIEYTFMAPVKRVTHLFGICLFAIGYGLARTLVVLLIAVVIFKLDFSHADILAALAVLAASTVPLIGLSILTSVLPLLSPQKGEQMSVALQGFLLLVSGVYYPLSVLPLPMQIAGAASPLTYALAGIRRSLLEGVDLRDQLPTIGALLAMGAVMIPISILIFGWAENRAKRMGLLKRSG, encoded by the coding sequence ATGAGCGTGGGTATACGGCACGTCGAGCTCAACGCGCTATTCGGCTTCGCCGAGCGGCAGATGCACGTCGTCAGGCGTTACTGGGTGTGGGAGGTGGTATGGCTCTTCTACAGCCTGGTCAGCGTGCTTTCGATCGGCTATCTCGCCTCGGGCCTGGGCGCGCTGGGAGCGGCAGGCGGTTCGTTCGACCTGCGCCGGGCCCAGCTCTACCTCCTGATCGGCGCGCTGTTGTGGGGATACCTGTCGCTCGTCTTCATGGAGGCGGCGTACGCGATCGCATGGGAGCGATGGGAGGGCACGATCGAATACACCTTCATGGCGCCGGTCAAACGGGTCACCCACCTCTTCGGTATCTGCCTGTTCGCCATCGGCTACGGCCTCGCGCGGACCCTCGTCGTCCTTCTGATCGCCGTGGTGATATTCAAGCTGGACTTCTCCCACGCCGACATCCTTGCCGCCCTCGCGGTGCTCGCGGCTTCGACGGTGCCTCTGATCGGGCTCAGCATCCTCACCTCGGTGCTGCCGCTGCTCTCGCCCCAGAAGGGAGAGCAGATGTCGGTCGCCCTGCAGGGCTTCTTGCTCCTGGTGTCCGGCGTCTATTACCCGCTCAGCGTGCTGCCCCTGCCGATGCAGATCGCCGGCGCCGCCAGCCCGCTCACCTATGCGCTCGCCGGGATCCGCCGCAGCCTGCTCGAAGGCGTTGACCTGCGCGACCAGCTGCCGACGATCGGGGCGCTGCTGGCCATGGGCGCGGTCATGATCCCGATCAGCATCCTGATCTTCGGCTGGGCCGAAAACCGGGCCAAACGGATGGGTTTGCTCAAGCGCAGCGGGTAA
- a CDS encoding glycosyltransferase — protein MNRQEAEQLLAERIERRRERDFAAADAMRERLRAGGWDVVDGATGSELQVLKAPPSAEQPATPRAVTLLTVVHGWKPDAERWLLSVFTHCKADFEALLVDNSGDPHIAGWLQSRAAERLRWIALDPPLGFATAVNAGIDAAAGDVVILFDPGVELEGDAVSPLVEALADPTVVAAGPFGLRGKGTLKDFEESAGPDVDAIEGYCFAFRRADAQAVEGFDPKFRFYRIADIEFSFRLRDRGRALAGGDAGRAVALPGLPIRKHEHRLWEAAAPAERERLSRRNFYRFLDRWRKREDLLVGQ, from the coding sequence ATGAACAGACAGGAAGCCGAGCAACTGCTCGCTGAGCGCATCGAGCGCCGGCGCGAGCGCGACTTCGCCGCGGCGGACGCCATGCGCGAGCGGCTGCGCGCGGGCGGATGGGATGTCGTCGATGGCGCAACCGGCAGCGAGCTCCAGGTGCTGAAGGCGCCGCCGAGCGCCGAACAACCGGCGACTCCCCGCGCCGTCACCCTGCTCACGGTCGTGCATGGCTGGAAGCCGGACGCCGAGCGATGGCTGCTGTCCGTGTTCACGCATTGCAAGGCGGATTTCGAAGCCCTGCTCGTCGACAACTCCGGCGACCCTCACATCGCGGGCTGGCTGCAGAGCCGCGCGGCGGAGCGCCTCCGGTGGATTGCGCTCGATCCGCCTCTGGGTTTCGCGACGGCGGTCAACGCGGGCATCGATGCCGCGGCCGGCGACGTCGTCATCCTCTTCGACCCTGGGGTCGAGCTCGAAGGCGATGCCGTGTCGCCGCTGGTGGAGGCGCTGGCCGATCCCACCGTGGTCGCGGCGGGACCGTTCGGCCTCCGGGGCAAGGGCACGCTCAAGGACTTCGAGGAGAGCGCGGGGCCCGATGTCGATGCGATCGAGGGCTACTGCTTTGCGTTCCGCCGCGCCGATGCGCAGGCGGTGGAGGGGTTCGACCCGAAATTTCGCTTCTACCGCATCGCGGATATCGAGTTCAGCTTCCGGCTCCGGGACCGCGGCCGGGCGCTCGCCGGGGGCGATGCGGGCCGTGCGGTCGCGCTGCCGGGGCTCCCGATTCGCAAGCACGAGCATCGCCTGTGGGAGGCGGCCGCGCCGGCGGAGCGGGAGCGGCTCTCGCGGCGGAACTTCTACCGATTCCTCGATCGGTGGCGGAAGCGGGAGGACCTGCTGGTCGGCCAATAG
- a CDS encoding acyl-CoA carboxylase subunit beta encodes MGGADKIARQHQRGKLTVRERLDLLFDADTFVELGLLAEQQTVRGGEPEAGATPADGVVTGHGLVDGRQVWVVAYDFTVMAGSMGAVGEQFKATRVRELALRYRKPIVWLLDSAGARIQEAAGSTFAGTGYLFSDQVVMSGVVPQVAAMLGPCAAGTAYIPGLADFVPMVKGTSSMSLGGARLVKAATGEDVTDYDMGGSQVHCYESGVGDNEVASDRECIDEVRRFLSYLPSSNTEAPPFRGGDDPSDRLVEGLDKIVPTNPRAAYDVRKVIRAVLDHESWFEIKPAWAKNIVIGFARAGGSAVGVVANQPMHKGGILDSDSADKAARFIRMCDAFNVPLVYLMDVPGFLVGSQVEKQGIIRHGAKMLYATAEATVPKVTVIMRKAYGAGYYVMCGKGYQPDTIVAWPMAEISVMGPEGAVNIIFNKEIEAAANPEATRARMIEAIRAQITPYLAAGWAMIDDVIDPAETRRVIIRGLEQARDKKVDRPWRKHGNMPV; translated from the coding sequence ATGGGCGGAGCGGACAAGATCGCCCGACAGCACCAGCGCGGCAAGCTCACCGTGCGCGAGCGGCTCGACCTGCTTTTCGACGCGGACACTTTCGTCGAGCTCGGCCTGCTGGCGGAGCAGCAGACGGTCCGCGGCGGCGAGCCGGAGGCCGGCGCCACGCCCGCCGACGGGGTGGTCACCGGCCACGGGCTCGTCGACGGGCGCCAGGTGTGGGTCGTCGCGTACGACTTCACGGTCATGGCGGGCTCGATGGGAGCGGTCGGAGAGCAGTTCAAGGCGACCCGCGTGCGCGAGCTCGCGCTCCGATATCGCAAGCCCATCGTGTGGCTGCTCGATTCGGCTGGGGCGCGCATTCAGGAGGCCGCGGGTTCGACGTTCGCCGGCACCGGTTATCTCTTCTCCGACCAGGTGGTGATGTCGGGAGTCGTACCGCAGGTGGCGGCGATGCTCGGGCCCTGCGCCGCCGGTACCGCCTACATACCCGGGCTGGCGGACTTCGTGCCGATGGTCAAGGGCACCTCGTCGATGTCGCTCGGCGGGGCCCGGCTGGTGAAGGCGGCGACAGGGGAGGACGTCACCGACTATGACATGGGCGGCTCGCAGGTCCACTGCTACGAGTCAGGGGTCGGCGACAACGAGGTCGCCAGCGACCGCGAGTGCATCGACGAGGTGCGCCGCTTCCTGTCCTATCTGCCGTCGAGCAACACCGAAGCTCCGCCGTTTCGCGGAGGCGATGACCCCTCCGACCGGCTCGTCGAGGGGCTGGACAAGATCGTCCCCACCAACCCACGCGCCGCCTACGACGTGAGGAAGGTGATCAGGGCCGTCCTCGATCACGAATCATGGTTCGAGATCAAGCCGGCCTGGGCGAAGAACATCGTCATCGGATTCGCGCGGGCCGGCGGCAGCGCCGTGGGTGTGGTCGCGAACCAGCCGATGCATAAGGGGGGCATCCTCGACTCCGACTCGGCCGACAAGGCGGCGCGCTTCATCCGGATGTGCGACGCCTTCAACGTGCCGCTGGTCTACCTGATGGACGTGCCCGGATTCCTGGTCGGCTCGCAGGTCGAGAAGCAGGGGATCATCCGGCACGGCGCCAAGATGCTGTACGCGACCGCCGAGGCCACCGTGCCGAAGGTCACCGTCATCATGCGCAAGGCATATGGCGCCGGCTACTACGTCATGTGCGGCAAGGGCTATCAGCCGGACACGATCGTGGCGTGGCCGATGGCGGAGATCTCGGTCATGGGCCCCGAAGGCGCGGTCAACATCATCTTCAACAAGGAGATCGAAGCCGCCGCGAACCCCGAGGCGACTCGTGCCCGGATGATCGAGGCGATCCGAGCCCAGATCACCCCCTACCTCGCCGCGGGTTGGGCCATGATCGACGACGTCATCGATCCAGCCGAAACCCGCCGTGTGATCATTCGCGGCCTCGAACAGGCGCGCGACAAGAAGGTCGACCGCCCCTGGCGCAAGCACGGCAACATGCCGGTATGA
- a CDS encoding electron transfer flavoprotein subunit alpha/FixB family protein, translated as MAKIWVYAELHQGKLQPTSLELMARARELGDVEAIALGAGARAAAATLGKHGAKVVHLNEDQAFDDFIAEPATDALAWLYQRGAPDLILFGFTPDSREVAGRLAARLGVGLIANAGDVAATDGAFIAQVPYFGGAKVASMRANRKPVIVLVRPKSFEASEAGGSADIKELALAIGDSSKRARITERVVEASEKVKLEDAKVVISGGRGMGGPANFPLLEDLADALGGAVGASRAVVDAGWVPYSMQVGQTGKSVRPGVYIAVGISGAMQHTVGMKASKVIIAINKDAEAPIMKMADLGVVGDALKIVPALTAALKARKG; from the coding sequence ATGGCGAAGATCTGGGTCTACGCCGAACTGCACCAGGGCAAGCTGCAGCCCACCTCGCTGGAACTGATGGCCCGGGCGCGCGAGCTCGGCGACGTGGAGGCGATCGCGCTGGGCGCCGGTGCCAGGGCCGCGGCCGCGACGCTGGGCAAGCACGGCGCCAAGGTCGTCCACCTGAACGAGGACCAGGCGTTCGACGATTTCATCGCCGAACCGGCGACCGACGCGCTGGCATGGCTTTACCAGCGGGGAGCTCCCGACCTCATCCTCTTCGGCTTCACCCCGGACTCACGAGAGGTGGCGGGCCGGCTCGCGGCGCGGCTGGGCGTCGGCCTCATCGCCAACGCCGGCGACGTGGCCGCGACGGATGGCGCCTTCATCGCCCAGGTGCCGTACTTCGGCGGCGCCAAGGTCGCCTCGATGCGAGCCAACAGGAAGCCCGTGATCGTGCTGGTCCGCCCCAAATCCTTCGAAGCATCGGAGGCAGGAGGCAGCGCGGACATCAAGGAGCTGGCTCTCGCCATCGGTGACAGCTCCAAGCGGGCTCGCATCACGGAGCGCGTGGTCGAAGCCTCCGAGAAGGTGAAGCTCGAGGACGCGAAGGTGGTCATCAGCGGCGGCCGTGGCATGGGCGGGCCGGCCAACTTCCCGCTGCTCGAGGACCTGGCCGACGCGCTCGGCGGCGCGGTCGGCGCCAGCCGGGCCGTGGTCGACGCCGGCTGGGTGCCCTACTCGATGCAGGTCGGCCAGACCGGCAAGTCGGTGAGGCCGGGGGTCTACATCGCCGTCGGCATCTCCGGCGCGATGCAGCACACGGTCGGGATGAAGGCGTCGAAGGTGATCATCGCCATCAACAAGGACGCCGAGGCGCCGATCATGAAGATGGCCGACCTGGGAGTCGTCGGCGACGCCCTGAAGATCGTGCCGGCTCTGACCGCGGCGCTCAAAGCCAGAAAGGGTTAG
- a CDS encoding biotin/lipoyl-binding carrier protein encodes MTEVKAELVGSVWKVTSKPGDAVAEDDVLLILESMKMEIPVTAPRDGMVKEIRVKETDVVKEGQVLVVLE; translated from the coding sequence ATGACGGAGGTGAAAGCGGAGCTCGTCGGCAGCGTCTGGAAGGTCACCTCCAAACCGGGCGACGCGGTCGCCGAGGATGATGTGCTGTTGATTCTCGAGTCGATGAAGATGGAGATCCCGGTGACCGCCCCGCGCGACGGGATGGTGAAGGAGATCCGGGTCAAGGAGACTGATGTGGTCAAGGAGGGCCAGGTGCTGGTCGTGCTGGAGTGA
- a CDS encoding electron transfer flavoprotein beta subunit/FixA family protein produces the protein MKIVVTVKQVPDPNSSLGLEADYSLAREKEVVLDPGDECGIEEGLRLKEAHGGEVVLVSMGPERARDAIRKGLSMGADRGILISDAQLAGADALLTAQALAAAIQAEAPDLVICGTESFDGSTGMVPPMLAELLGLPQLTFAKKIELDGSAVKVHRQTADGYQVVEAPTPALVTVTAGIAEPRYASLKGIMAARSKEIRQVGFGDLGIERGEAVETIEGVADAEARKAGAVIEFDGTAVDRILQVLAEAKVV, from the coding sequence GTGAAGATCGTCGTCACCGTCAAGCAAGTGCCCGATCCCAATTCCAGCCTCGGGCTGGAGGCCGACTACTCGCTGGCCCGTGAGAAAGAGGTCGTTCTCGACCCAGGCGACGAGTGCGGCATCGAAGAGGGCCTGCGGCTCAAAGAGGCCCACGGCGGCGAGGTCGTGCTGGTCTCCATGGGCCCCGAACGGGCCAGGGATGCGATTCGCAAGGGCCTGTCGATGGGCGCGGACCGGGGAATTCTGATCTCCGACGCCCAGCTGGCCGGGGCTGACGCGCTGCTGACCGCGCAAGCGCTCGCGGCAGCGATCCAAGCCGAGGCGCCTGATTTGGTGATCTGCGGCACCGAGTCATTCGACGGGAGCACGGGAATGGTGCCGCCGATGCTCGCCGAGCTGCTCGGCCTGCCACAGCTGACGTTCGCCAAGAAAATCGAGCTGGACGGCTCGGCGGTCAAGGTCCATCGTCAGACCGCGGACGGATACCAGGTGGTCGAGGCCCCGACTCCCGCTCTGGTCACGGTCACGGCGGGCATCGCCGAACCCCGCTACGCGTCCCTCAAAGGGATCATGGCGGCGCGGTCGAAGGAGATCAGGCAGGTCGGTTTCGGCGACCTCGGCATCGAGCGTGGGGAGGCGGTGGAAACGATCGAGGGCGTGGCCGACGCCGAGGCGCGCAAGGCCGGCGCCGTCATCGAGTTCGATGGCACGGCGGTGGACCGCATCCTGCAGGTCCTCGCCGAGGCGAAGGTGGTCTAG